One window from the genome of Pempheris klunzingeri isolate RE-2024b chromosome 7, fPemKlu1.hap1, whole genome shotgun sequence encodes:
- the LOC139204436 gene encoding tripartite motif-containing protein 16-like, producing the protein MAQKGVQLYQETFSCPICRDPLKDPVTIPCGHSYCMSCIRTHWDGKEEKGIHSCPQCRQTFTARPVLLKNTTLAAVVEELKKTGLQAAPADHCYAGAEDVACDFCTGRKLKVLKSCLVCLVSYCEQHLQPHYESAAFEKHKLVEPSRKLQENICSHHDEVMKMFCRTDQQSICYLCPEDQHKGHDTVSAAAERTERQTELERSRLNIQQRIQDREKDLKELQQEVEAISSSADEAVEHGEETFTELIRLMERRSSELKQQVRSQQEAKVSRVKELQEELEQEIRELKRRDAELEELSHTEDHSQFVHSYRSLPALREDTHSSSINIRPLRHFEDVTAAVSELREKLQDALRDHWTNISLTVTQVDVSLPQPEPTTRAGFLEYAQQITLDPNTANRRLLVSEENRKVTVEGKDQPYSAHPDRFTDRYQVLSRESLTGRCYWEVEMKEGGWWFGGFSVAVTYKSIRRDGKDSELGLNDKSWALYCGRNSYQFYHNSVQTPVSGPWSSRVGVYLDHRAGVLSFYSVSETMTLLHRVQTCFTQPLHAGVQIYRFGSSAEFCKLT; encoded by the coding sequence ATGGCGCAGAAAGGAGTCCAGCTGTACCAAGAGACCTTCTCCTGTCCGATCTGTCGGGACCCCCTGAAGGATCCGGTGACGATTCCCTGTGGTCACAGCTACTGCATGAGCTGTATTAGAACCCACTGGGATGGGAAGGAAGAGAAGGggatccacagctgccctcagtgcaggcagacgttcacagcgaggcctgtcctgctgaaaaacaccacgTTAGCAGCTgtagtggaggagctgaagaagacgggactccaggctgctcctgctgatcactgctacgctggagctgaagatgtggcctgtgatttctgcactgggaggaaactgaaagtcctcaagtcctgtctggtctgtctggtgtcttactgtgagcaacacctgcagcctcactatgAATCAGCTGCCTTtgagaaacacaagctggtggagccgtccaggaagctccaggagaacatctgctctcatcacgatgaggtgatgaagatgttctgccgcaccgatcagcagagtatctgttatctctgcCCTGAGGACCAACATAAAGGCCacgacacagtgtcagctgcagcagagaggactgagaggcagacagagctggagaggagtcgcctgaacatccagcagaggatccaggacagagagaaagacctgaaggagctccagcaggaggtggaggccaTCAGCAGCTCTGCCgatgaagcagtggagcacGGCGAGGAGACGTTCACCGAGCTGATccgtctgatggagagaaggagctctgagctgaagcagcaggtcagatcccagcaggaagcTAAAGTGAGTcgagtcaaagagcttcaggaggagctggagcaggagatcagggagctgaagaggagggacgctgagctggaggagctctcacacacagaggatcacagccagtttgtccacagctacagatcactgccagctctcagagaggacacacactcatccagcatcaacatccgtcctctgagacactttgaggacgtgacggctgctgtgtcagagctcagagagaaactacaggacgctctgagggaccactggacaaacatctcactgactgtgactcaggTGGACGTTTCACTGCCTCAACCAGAGCCCACGACCAGAGCTGGATTCTTAGAATATGCTCAACAGATCacactggatccaaacacagctaATAGACGGCTGTTAGTGtctgaggagaacagaaaagtaacaGTAGAGGGAAAAGACCAGCCTTATTCTGCTCATCCAGACAGATTCACTGACCGCTATcaggtcctgagcagagagagtctgactggacgttgttactgggaggtggagatgaaagagggggggtggtggttCGGGGGGTTTAGTGTAGCCGTCACATACAAGAGCATCAGGAGAGACGGGAAAGACTCTGAACTTGGACTCAATGACAAATCCTGGGCGTTATATTGTGGCAGAAACAGTTATCAGTTTTATCACAACAGTGTCCAAACTCCCGTCTCAGGTCCTTGGTCCTCCAGAGTGGGGGtgtacctggaccacagagcaggtgttctgtccttctacagcgtctctgagaccatgactctcctccacagagtccagacctgCTTCACTCAGCCGCTACACGCTGGAGTCCAGATTTACAGGTTTGGATCCTCTGCTGAGTTCTGTAAACTGACTTAG